One Phragmites australis chromosome 23, lpPhrAust1.1, whole genome shotgun sequence DNA window includes the following coding sequences:
- the LOC133906288 gene encoding protein PAL OF QUIRKY-like: MPNTSPPSSTSSSCVSFGSFEEVSAAKQPGPTLTNGVKFLCSYGGKILPRRHDGQLRYVGGHTRVLSVQHPLRFYDLHRKLRELCGWDAVSVRCQLPTEDLDALISVTSDDDLANLLQEYDLAAASQERPQQLRIRAFLLPPAGTRTPRTPSSPPLASRRRPGHLLMHATRAGSPRAVRFIV, translated from the exons ATGCCGAACACATCGCCGCCCTCGTCCACCTCCTCGTCGTGCGTATCTTTCGGCTCGTTCGAGGAAGTCTCCGCCGCCAAGCAACCCGGCCCAACTTTGACCAACGGCGTCAAGTTCCTCTGCAGCTACGGCGGCAAGATCCTCCCCCGGCGCCACGACGGCCAGCTGCGCTACGTCGGTGGCCACACCCGCGTCCTCTCCGTCCAACACCCCCTCCGCTTCTATG ATTTGCACCGGAAGCTGCGGGAGCTGTGCGGGTGGGACGCGGTGAGCGTGCGGTGCCAGCTGCCCACGGAGGACCTGGACGCGCTGATCTCCGTAACGAGCGACGACGACCTCGCCAACCTATTGCAGGAGTACGACCTTGCGGCGGCTAGCCAGGAACGGCCTCAGCAGCTCAGGATCCGCGCCTTCCTGCTCCCGCCGGCGGGGACCAGGACGCCACGTACGCCGTCCTCTCCGCCGCtcgccagccgccgccgcccaggcCACCTCCTTATGCACGCCACCCGTGCTGGGTCGCCGCGCGCTGTGCGTTTCATCGTGTAG